In the genome of Puniceicoccales bacterium, the window ATCTATTCTACGGCCTAGTCTGTTGTAAAAACTATTAAGTCCTCCAATGTCGTAATGTTTTTCGAGCAGCAGAACCTTTTTGCCGAATTGAGCCAGCCTTATGCCAGCAGCAAGACCAGACAATCCCGCCCCTATGATGATCGAATCGTATTTATCGGAAATAATAGACATCGACTAAATTATCTAAATTTTTGTTAAAATTTGCAAATATTATTTAACATACTGCCAATCGACAACAGTAAGTTGTATTCTGTTGAAATTATTCCAGCTATCCAGGCCAATTTTGACGAGCATATCAAAGGATTTGTTTAGTTCAGGCATGTTATTCGACATATTCCAAGCTATGCAACTAATACATAAATTGTTTCTCCCGAATAGGTTAAATTTAAAGTGATTTTTGTGAATACCGAAGGTTTCGGGATCGGCCATATGTACATTTCTTAGGCAAAAAATTGGTTCATCGTTTTTCTGGCCATAGGGCTGTAGTTGATCCAGTTCCAGTATCAATTTATTGCATAATTGCTTTGAATTTAATTCACATACCACATTTATAGTCATCTCGATTTCATCTAATTGGTAGTCGGCAATGGCTTTGCAAAAATCATTGCGGAACTGATCTATTTTTTCCATTGACAGCGATATGCCTACGGCGAAGGCATGGCCACCCCAGGTTTCAATATTTTTTTGACATTTCGATATGATATCCATGAGGTTGTAAGGGTGAATGCTGCGCCCAGAACCTTTGGCTAGTCCGCGTTCCTTTCCCAAAACAATACAAGGTTTATTGTAATCGCGGCAAAGTTTTCCTGACACAATGCCCACGACGCCGGAATGCCAATTTTCATTATAGAGCACAATGCCCGGAGCGTTTTGGTAATTCGTATCGACAATTTTTGAAGCCTGGGCAGTGATTTCATGTTCTATTTTTTGCCTTTCTTTGTTCATTGTCTCGAGTGTTGCAGCCAATTTTTTTGCCAATTTCATATCGTTGGACAGCAACAATTCCACCGGCAGAGACGCATCCGATAGTCTACCGCAGACATTTATTCGCGGAGCTAGTTTAAATGAAACATCCGCGGAACTTAGCTTTTCTTTATTTCGAATGCCGGACTCTAGGCATAGTGCTGCCAATCCTGGCCTTTTTTTTGCCGCAAGATTTTCC includes:
- a CDS encoding NAD(P)-binding protein, encoding MSIISDKYDSIIIGAGLSGLAAGIRLAQFGKKVLLLEKHYDIGGLNSFYNRLGRRID
- the recJ gene encoding single-stranded-DNA-specific exonuclease RecJ → MVEQKKSRWKFAEVDEHLVKNISGRFGIDKVVATVMVSNGISNETDAARFIFPKLANVADPFLIVNMDSAVKLLDKHIQAHSEISVIGDYDVDGITGVSLFLTIMHRFNRFPKFFIPRRFTEGYGISDEIVDRMLAESNPKLVVAIDCGTNCAKQLRDLTLLGIDVIVIDHHISNGEIFNGCVLVNPHIFPSVNNTDAVNLCAVGLIFKLMHAFLKLRRAAEDRVAFDIKLSNYLDLVALGTIADMVPMEGENRIFTKFGLENLAAKKRPGLAALCLESGIRNKEKLSSADVSFKLAPRINVCGRLSDASLPVELLLSNDMKLAKKLAATLETMNKERQKIEHEITAQASKIVDTNYQNAPGIVLYNENWHSGVVGIVSGKLCRDYNKPCIVLGKERGLAKGSGRSIHPYNLMDIISKCQKNIETWGGHAFAVGISLSMEKIDQFRNDFCKAIADYQLDEIEMTINVVCELNSKQLCNKLILELDQLQPYGQKNDEPIFCLRNVHMADPETFGIHKNHFKFNLFGRNNLCISCIAWNMSNNMPELNKSFDMLVKIGLDSWNNFNRIQLTVVDWQYVK